Sequence from the Salvelinus sp. IW2-2015 unplaced genomic scaffold, ASM291031v2 Un_scaffold1609, whole genome shotgun sequence genome:
ATGTAATCAGTGCCGCCTGGTGCTACTTGTACCACGTTATCTGATGGGACGAGATAGAATTTAGCGTTTGGTCACATCCTAGTAAATCAACCATTTTAATGCGGAACGGTTGTACTGAATAACACTTTCCCCCAAAACTTTATTGAATAGACTTTGATGTACGTTTACTTTGCTCCCATTTGGTGGTTGTGGCGAGGTGTGGCTTGACACAGTGAATTACGAATTTAAAAGGCGGTGACCATGCTGACATTGTTCCCCAAGCCATAACCCAACCCCTCCCCGTTTTTCAACCGGTCTTTCAGTACAGCTTCCATTTCCGTTCAATTGTACGTTCCAGAACGTAAAAATGTGCTGAATGCAGCCCGGTTTAACTTTAAATGCGTGCTTATGTTCACATGTATCgacaaatgttgtttttgttatgaaTTCATCAACAACATTGTTCTACAAAACAAGGAGAGAAGGACAGCAGTGACCTCCTAGCCTTTTGATTGGACATCAACGCCTTGACACCTCTCATAGGACTACAACACCCTCTGGACTGGGGGAATAGGTGTTATAGGATCTCTTCGCTACTGTCAGaaccaaacactgacacacaccgaacacactCACGAATGAAcaggcacgcgcacacacacactgactagaCGATCCCTGATTTTCAGGGGTGAAAGTATAATTAATTTCTTCCTGGTACGGGACCTCCTATATACCTGCTATATATCAAACATATATCAAAAATGTTTATGGGCCTAAACATATAATTATATGATCCATATTATTTCAATAgcatctctgtgggcctagtcaTAAAGATTTGTCATGTAACTGCTCAAATATTttaccttttattgtggcataaaagcaaccagtcatgatgttctCATCTGATTTTCATAtaaacatatatttcccatgccaataaagccccttaaattgaattgtcaaacaatcacttactAGGCTAAATGCACAAGTTCAtccagcctccaaacagtggtgaatagaaagagacatctgttacacaaaacaccagaaagtgtaatgacatttgtCGATTGTTAATAGGCCAGAATTGATGTGTTCACGCGGccgtctaaagcactgcatcgcagtgctagaggtgtcactacagacccgtgatcgggagtcccatagtgcagcgcacaattggtccagcgtcgtccaggttaggggagggtttggccggggtaggccatcattgtaaataataatttgttcttatctgacttgcctagttaaataaagtttaaataaaaatctCTGCCTTGGCAAAGTATCTGTGTTCTCATCGAACCACATAGCATTTTGGAGCTATAGCACCTGTTTTCAAGTACAGTACTTCCCTTTCCATGCCTCTGACATGTGCCAATGATAAAAAGTGGTATAATAGCCTACAGTCTTCTTGACATTTTGctttaattattgtgataggctcatgtttttaCCGGTATGGTGTACCCTtactatttattttgccgggaCGCCATACCGGACCATACATCCTTTTACTTTGACCAATGTTGATTTTATTTGTCCATGGGAAATTCTTTATTCTGGCACTAGCCCCGTCCCGTACCTACCCTACACTACGTCAGACTGAACGTGACTTTCCTATTTGTCGATATTTTCTCTGTCCTCATCATTCACCGTTGCCAAACAAAAAAGCCACGTTGACGAACTGGACTGAAGTCTYCTGCTGCTGGTTTTCCCAGAAAAATATATCTAAACGAGCGTTTTTCATTCCTTCGAAATATAGAAAGATTACAGATGTCTTCGCCTCCGAAGGAAAAAATCGAGACCAAAGGAGGACACCTCCCGGCTGGTATTAAACCTTATGTTGCTTTTTACAGCAAAACATCGCTTTTGTTTTCATGGTTCAACTGACATTGTATCACTGCATACGCATTAGACCTATGTCAATAATTGTGTTGGGCAACGTTAGTTAGATACACACTACTCAAGTTGCTAGACTAACATGTGTGTGCTGTAAAACATCTGAAAGCttacgattttttttttttgtggcctGTGGCTAAGTCTGATTTCCCTAATAACGCACTACGCCTGTACATTGAGATCTAACGTTGCACATGTTGCCAATGTTTTATTGACGGTGCGCCATCAAACCTAGGCCCGTATCTTCTCATGTGGCCTAGTTAGTATAGTGGAAGCTACCGTATgaagcctgggtgccagtctgtttggctGTCATTCCACTTATTGCTATAGGTTTGacatgacaattccataaggagttggcaagagagcagaaacagactggcatccAGGCTATGTAGCTAAAGTCTGTGGGGGATCTGATAACAGTCCTAAGGAGTAGCCTACGTGGACATAGAAAGTAGGGCACATAGCCATAACTGACTAAAGATTACAAGTAGCTACTAGCTAATGTTACTaggactgccaggtggtgaaaAGACATGATCTCATTAGCAGGATATGCCTTYTCTTAAAATACTCTACGGGTGTTTATACAATTTTTGTTAATTTAGTAGGGTTCACTTAATTTTTTGTCCAAtgtgaacactccaaaggaactcagacccCTCAAGAGTCCCGGAAGCAAAACGAACTGAGACCGAGAGGGGGTCTGAGTTGGGTTCACTTGAAATACTCAGTCCAGTTTCCTTTTTTTAgggcaatgtgaacacaaagctcccCAGGTCCATTTGTCATTATTCCCGCACCACACACTAgtctactgcaacaccgtttcccctgccataacctctCACATTGGTGTCACAATTGAGAGAAGATTGTGTGGGTTCGCTGAAAAAAACGTGTGCTGTTTTGGGATATTGATTAGCAATTGTCAAGGATGCACAGAAATGCCAAAATATGAGTTTTTAGTTCAGGTAATTTATTTAcaatatgtgatctataggctaagagagCTTCATAAGATGTTTATtgattgtggggtttgaatagtgtgaaGACAACAGGGTACAAAATCAATTGTAGCTCTTACAACAttcaattacagcattatttaatctACAGTTATTCTtttgctatttattctgttactaTTAACATGTCAATATTATTGGTATCTTCTGATTACGATGATTGTCATATTTTAACTAAATGCAATTTCTTtgcttccaaaatgtaagtaggcATAGCTTTCTGATCAGATGGATTGACTTTTCTTGCACATTGTAAAAACCCAGActgcattgagtgaatgttggaaaaagatcttggttcctttctgaacatagcaatgtgaatgcaaagaggactcaAACCACAAAATAGTAGGTTGTGAACTGGCAgaagagttgagtcctcattcaagGGCAATGTGAAGGCGAAGAGAACAGAGTtctttagtgttttttttaccccagagttcactttaatGAGGACTGAGATTGGTTATTTTAAAGAGGATTATATGTGAATACAAGCCTTTTAGGCTATCTGACTGTCTGTGGTTCATTTTAATTCTTTGTTGCGCCTCAGCCTTTTGTCCACCCTACCCTAATGCAGCattttccaaactcggtcctggggaactgcatattttggtttttgccctagcaccagACAGCTGATAAAAATAATGAaagtttgatgatgagttgattatttgaatcagctgtgttgtgctagggcaacaaaaacaaaatgtgcagcctttggggtccccaggaccgagtttgggaaacactgcctaaTGTGTGTCGGTGTTAATGTATAACAGTGATAAAGACGTGTGTGTTGATGTGAATTCATTGTGTGTGACAGTGAAGGCAGGGGGGATGAGGATAGTGCAGAAGCACCAGGGAGCAGCTCCACCTGAGCCGCCACCTGTCAAGGACAAGGACGACGAGGAGTTTGTGGAGGAGcctaggtaacacacacacacacacacaaaatagtcaaaattggtgaagtgaaaataattttctttttcaaaaagtaaaaaaaatggcaaagtggagcgtgcatatgtattcaccccttctgctatgaagcccctaaaataagacctggtgcaaccaattaccttcagaagtcacataatttgttaaataaagtccacatgtgtgcaatctaagtgtcacatgatctgtcacatgatctcagtatatatacacctgttctgaaaggccccagagtctgcaacaccaccaagcaagcagcaccatgaagaccaaggagctctccaaacaggtcagggacaaagttgtggagaagtacatatcatggttgggttctaaaaattatctgaaactttgaacatcccacggagcaccattaaatccattattaaagaatggaaagaatatggcaccacgacaaacctgccaagagagggccgcccaccaaaactcacggaccaggcaaggagggcattaataatggaggcaacaaagagaccaacgataaccctgaaggatctgcaaagctccacagcggagattgaagtatcggtccataggaccactttaagccgtacactctacagagctgggctttacagaagagtagccagaaaaaagccattgctaaaagaaaaaaataagcaaacacgtttggtgtttgccaaaaggcatgtgggagattccccaaacatatggaagaaggtactctggtcagatgagactaaaatatatatttttggccatcaaggaaaacactatgtctggcaaaaacccaacacctctcatcaccccgtgAACACCgtcctcacagtgaagcatggtggtggcagctgcatgctgtggtgatgtttttcatcagcagggactgagaATCTGGTCAGAATTGacggaatgatggatggcgctaggtacagggaaattcttgagggaaacctgtttcagtcttccagagatttgagactgggacagaggttcaccttccagcaggacaatgaccctaagaatactgctaaaggaacacttgagtggtttaaggggatacatttaaatgtcttggaatgacctcgtcaaagcccagacctcaatccgattgagaatctgtggtatgacttaaagattgctgtacaccagtggaacccatccaacttgaaggagctggagcagttctgccttgaagaatgggcaaaaatctcagtggctagatgtggcaagcttatagagacataccccaacagacttgcagctataattgctgcaaaaggtggctctaaaaagtattggctttgggggggtgaatagttatgcacgctcacgttttctgtttatttgtcttatttcttgtttgtttcacaagaaaaaatattttgcattttcaaagtggtaggcatgttgtgtaaatcaaatgatacaaaccccccaaaaatatttgaattccaggttgtaaggcaacaaaataagaaaaatgccaaggagggtgaatactttcacaagccattGTAcctgcacacatacatacagttgaagtcagaagtttacatacaactttagccaaatacatttaaactcagtttttcacaattcctgacatgtaatcccagtgaaaattccctgtcttaggtcagttaggaaaaccattttattttaagaatgtgaaatgtcagaataatagtactgatttctttcatcacattcccagtgggtcagaactttacgtacactcaattagtatttggtagcattgcctttaaattgtttaacttggatcaaacgtttcgggtagccttccacaagcttcccacaataagttgggtgaatcttggcccattcctcttgacagagctggtgtaactgagtcaggtttgtaggccttcttgctcgcacacgctttttcagttcttcccacaaatcttttataggatgaggtcagggctttgtgatggccactccaataccttgacttWgttgtccttaagccaatttgccacaactttggaagtatgcttggggtcattgtccatttggaagacccatttgcgacaaagctctaacttcctgactgatgtcttgatgttgcttcaatatatccacaaaatttccctgcctcatgatgccatctattttgtgaagtgcaccagtccctcctgcagcaaagcacccccacaacacaatgctgccacccccgatcttcacagttgggatggtgttcttcgacttgcaagcatcccccttttcctccaaacataacaatggtcattatggccaaacagttctatttttatttcatcagaacagaggacatttctccaaaaagtacgatctttgtccctatgtacagttgcaaaccgtagtctggcttttttattgcggttttggagcagtggcttcttccttgctgagtggcctttcagattGTGtctatatgactcgttttactgtggatatagatacttttggacctgtttcctccagcatcttcacaaggtcctttgctgttgttctgggattgatttgcacttttcgcaccaaactacgttaatctctaggagacagaatgcgtctccttcttaagcggtatgacggctgatgGCCacattggtgtttatacttgcgtattattgtttgaacagatgaacgtggtacattcaggcgtttggcaaatgctcccacggatgaaccagacttgtggaattCTACAATTGtatttctgaggttttggctgatttcttttgattttcccatgatgtcaagcaaagaggcactgagtttgaaggtaggccttaaaatacatccacaggtacacctgcaattgactcaaatgatgtcagttagcctatcagaagtttctaaagccatgatgtcattttctggaattttacaagctgtttaaaggcacagtcaacttagtgtatgcaaacttctgacccactggaattgtgatacagtgaaataatctgtctgtaaacaattgttggaaaaattacttgtgtcatgcactaagtagctgtcctaaccaacttgccaaaactatagtttgttaacaagacatttgtggagtggttgaaaaacaacacgttttaatgactccaacctaagtgtgtctaaacttccgacttcaactgttcatACATACATAGTCCTTGTaccaaataatgtgtttaattttTAGAACTGATAAGAACATTCCACAACCTTGAACTCACCAAATAACCTATGATGGCCGGTATCTGTACTAGAAGAGACAACGACCAGGTCTGATGCTTTAATATCTGTTAATTTTCATCCCTTCACTGCCTACTGTCAACCTGAGGTCCACCTTGTTTTTCTTAGAACTTGTCATTATGGCCTATTGGGTCTCGACTGTTGAGCAATGTAAGTTTATCCAGGTGAAATATTTACACCACACTGTGTGTTGCGTTTACTGCTGAGTGTCCTCTCCAGAACCTGTTGAGCAACACAGTGAGAGTTTTGTATAAACGTTCAAACTCAGCTGTggctctcgctcctctctttgGCCGGTCCTTGGGAGCGAACAGGAATTGTGGCATGGACACAGGGAAAgtaaagagagcgaaagaggttTCAAGTATTGGCTTACCCTATGCCCCAGCCTAAAGAGGGAGGTTGTCATAACAGCTCCTGCCCCGGGTCCTCTGGAGAGATCAGAGGCGGCAGTGAAAGTGCCCGTGTGAAATGCCGTAAAAATCCTCTGATGCGGTCAGCTTGGCTCTTACCCTGGCACTGGCTTTCCTTCAGTCGCTCATTAAAGAGcaaggttagtgtgtgtgtgtcctgcgtgCATGCCTGTGTCCACTCTGTTGAGAGCAGGTGGATGCTGTGTAGCAGCCAGTGGAGCGAGGTCACCATGGGAACGCCTGTCACATACAATTTAGACctagatggagagatgggaggaaagggagagaagtTTACAGTAAAGGCAACAGAGCATCGCCATAAGCACTTCCTGTACACAGCCTGAGGGGCGGGACCAACCCTAACTCTGAAGTTCTTTTTC
This genomic interval carries:
- the LOC112071408 gene encoding death-associated protein 1 homolog, producing MSSPPKEKIETKGGHLPAVKAGGMRIVQKHQGAAPPEPPPVKDKDDEEFVEEPSPPKPTVVVSGVVTKGDKDFTPAAAQVAHQKPQPSVSKMPQNQHLTQQIHQPRK